The Lewinellaceae bacterium genome has a segment encoding these proteins:
- a CDS encoding CHAT domain-containing protein, with protein sequence MIEGKITIFIGFANDYSDNGGHLETLLEEEGAIDKHLDQVRNRGKCHVIRENPLTVEALFENLQKHRGKIDIFHFSGHADHESIFLEEINGEYPKEVGTNSIIDLFGNQNGGLQLVFLNGCNTEKLGLELKKRGVKNVIATTEKVDEEDALVFTKAFYKSLILGASIKESFFEAKGELQVITKDIKDTSYQWVLIDDGQESFNWRPFEEVNNNNKVNFLQLSDINANTLDFSTIHEKLFSDNGKIDFVFCTGNITKSSGNPKEFKQDYHEFVQKICQTTKVSPENILFCPGSKDLDESKILPAVHDSLNKMRTNEDLFNFTRFTEQFFASCKMSDNFRSIVYDSYNEKDKTNELYSSHKRFVGDKTIGIVCINSVWSIQKEGSDQFVFPVEFLEQSLDEINGTDLKILLSNQPLSSFKPFNRKELESVIYSSFDMIFLGADYLGTTNKKLISDEGIYQSFSGLNLSNGSDYIYHSFDFITKKISNEAIIMIDGDECIVEEKIENGQYSLPKGTEKRKQIKLLRTLSMELESFHQRGEELFIDYKDEGKKFHELFTPPVIKEKPVEELQTLSGTKLLGQNKFKSIFNNDENFIIFGKDKSGKSSLLIHVGIKLLENFTKDKIIPFYIDLSNYKYRAEKLNILNLISNLLERNKRESIALITKYHIRFLLDNYDPANNEITKKIREFLLEYPVCSFVLVTDQTTIRTFEDFDFGEITYRKLYFHEISRVEIRSLVKKSLNKPDAFVETIVQRLVKVFRQYKMPFNYWTVSVFLWIFLKRRLEDFEIQNNTALIELYVQELLGQKELAYDTTNKLSFSKYKRYLSSLATILYRKHEKDSYSTTYENLLKYTKDFLDQSKRNNAEPNDVLQYILERGILKRISQTHFSFRLNGVFEYFLANEMLHNQEFLDYVLSNEDNIYLSFKNELDLLSGFEKNDPEKDKLLISKVYEKTKLRFNRINKAFSNKGSIDENLIDQAGSESIFETIGKLDISKVEPLSYEKKDIVETALEKSGDPDLPFEDFNDEVQVKRLFDEQSSEYEKLELHIFILSRVFRNIEVDDQKGDLDDEIFSFILNSTCNLGFLLIEDIIKISQNQGIQEIEEKFGLPKELFKLIGGMLPLIVQDFFYNAVGHINLEIIIKEKIDELEKSSDQNQFQLFILYFTLLDLNLKSNKKYLDQIFGFVSYGVLKASVLTKLLYYLVFKAYNDKNLVNFLKDKFRKYQIKVNPKIDFQELDKKMSEFEKLTLIKRNSEKLPDLPE encoded by the coding sequence ATGATTGAAGGTAAGATTACTATTTTTATTGGTTTTGCAAATGATTACTCTGATAACGGAGGGCACCTTGAAACTTTGTTAGAAGAAGAGGGAGCAATAGATAAACACCTAGACCAAGTAAGAAATAGAGGAAAATGTCATGTTATTAGAGAAAATCCTTTAACAGTAGAAGCTCTTTTTGAGAACCTTCAAAAGCATAGAGGTAAAATAGATATTTTTCATTTTTCTGGACATGCTGATCATGAATCAATTTTTTTAGAAGAAATCAATGGTGAATATCCAAAAGAAGTAGGTACAAATTCAATAATCGACCTATTTGGCAATCAAAATGGAGGACTTCAATTAGTCTTTTTAAATGGGTGCAATACCGAAAAATTAGGATTAGAATTAAAAAAGCGAGGAGTCAAAAACGTCATTGCTACAACTGAAAAAGTTGATGAAGAGGACGCACTAGTTTTTACAAAAGCATTCTATAAATCATTAATTTTAGGAGCTTCAATTAAAGAATCCTTTTTTGAAGCAAAAGGAGAGTTACAAGTTATTACAAAAGATATAAAGGATACGTCTTATCAATGGGTATTAATTGATGACGGACAAGAATCTTTTAATTGGCGTCCATTTGAGGAAGTCAATAACAATAATAAAGTGAACTTTTTACAACTATCAGATATTAATGCGAACACATTAGATTTTTCAACGATTCACGAAAAATTATTTTCTGACAATGGAAAAATTGATTTTGTTTTTTGCACTGGAAATATAACCAAATCATCAGGGAACCCAAAAGAATTTAAACAAGATTACCATGAATTCGTCCAAAAAATATGTCAAACAACAAAAGTTTCTCCTGAGAATATTCTTTTCTGTCCTGGTTCAAAAGATTTAGATGAATCTAAAATATTGCCAGCAGTTCACGATAGTCTCAACAAAATGAGAACTAATGAAGATCTTTTTAATTTTACAAGGTTTACAGAACAATTTTTCGCCAGTTGCAAAATGTCAGATAATTTCCGTTCAATTGTATATGATTCATATAATGAAAAGGATAAAACAAATGAGCTTTATTCCAGTCATAAAAGATTTGTAGGTGATAAAACAATTGGTATAGTTTGTATTAATAGCGTCTGGAGTATTCAAAAAGAAGGTTCGGATCAGTTTGTATTTCCTGTTGAATTTTTAGAACAGTCTTTGGACGAAATAAATGGCACTGATCTGAAAATTCTTCTTTCAAATCAACCGCTTTCTTCTTTTAAACCCTTTAATAGGAAAGAACTTGAAAGTGTTATCTATTCGAGTTTTGATATGATTTTTTTAGGAGCTGATTATCTAGGCACCACAAATAAGAAATTAATTAGTGATGAAGGAATTTATCAAAGTTTTTCTGGTCTTAATCTGTCAAATGGCTCCGATTATATTTATCATAGTTTTGATTTTATAACAAAAAAAATATCTAATGAGGCCATAATAATGATAGATGGTGATGAATGTATAGTTGAAGAGAAAATTGAGAATGGACAATATTCCCTACCTAAAGGAACTGAAAAAAGGAAACAAATAAAATTGTTGCGTACCCTTAGTATGGAGCTAGAGAGTTTTCATCAAAGAGGTGAAGAATTATTTATTGATTATAAAGATGAAGGAAAAAAATTCCATGAACTTTTTACCCCCCCTGTTATTAAAGAAAAACCCGTAGAAGAACTTCAAACCTTAAGTGGAACAAAGCTCCTTGGTCAAAATAAGTTTAAAAGTATTTTTAACAATGATGAAAACTTCATAATCTTTGGTAAAGACAAATCAGGAAAATCGTCTTTACTAATTCATGTCGGAATAAAATTATTAGAAAACTTCACCAAAGACAAAATTATTCCTTTTTATATAGATTTGTCCAACTATAAATATCGAGCAGAAAAACTTAATATCTTAAATTTAATATCTAATTTACTAGAACGAAACAAGCGAGAATCAATCGCTTTAATAACTAAATATCATATTAGGTTTTTATTAGATAATTACGATCCTGCAAATAACGAAATCACAAAAAAAATTCGTGAATTTTTGTTGGAATACCCTGTATGTAGCTTTGTTTTAGTCACTGATCAAACCACGATTAGGACTTTTGAAGATTTTGATTTTGGTGAAATTACTTATAGAAAATTGTATTTCCATGAAATCTCCAGAGTTGAAATAAGGTCTTTAGTGAAAAAATCACTTAATAAACCTGATGCTTTTGTCGAAACTATTGTTCAAAGGCTTGTAAAAGTTTTTAGGCAATATAAAATGCCTTTTAATTATTGGACAGTTTCAGTTTTTCTTTGGATTTTCCTGAAAAGAAGATTAGAAGATTTTGAAATTCAAAATAATACCGCATTAATCGAGTTATACGTACAAGAACTTTTAGGGCAAAAAGAGCTTGCCTATGACACTACAAATAAGCTCTCTTTTTCCAAGTACAAAAGATATTTAAGCTCATTAGCAACAATACTTTATAGAAAGCATGAAAAAGACAGCTACTCTACAACTTATGAAAACCTATTAAAATACACTAAAGATTTTCTTGATCAAAGTAAAAGGAATAATGCTGAACCTAATGATGTCCTTCAATATATTTTAGAAAGAGGAATTTTAAAAAGGATATCTCAGACCCATTTTTCTTTTAGATTAAACGGAGTTTTTGAGTATTTCTTGGCGAATGAGATGCTACACAATCAAGAATTTTTGGATTATGTCCTTTCCAATGAGGATAATATTTATTTATCGTTCAAAAATGAATTAGACCTCCTTTCTGGCTTTGAGAAAAACGACCCTGAAAAAGATAAACTATTAATATCTAAAGTGTATGAAAAAACAAAACTTAGATTTAACAGAATAAACAAGGCCTTTTCTAATAAAGGCAGCATCGATGAAAATTTAATTGATCAGGCAGGAAGTGAATCCATTTTTGAGACTATTGGGAAATTAGATATTAGCAAAGTTGAACCCTTATCCTATGAGAAAAAAGATATTGTTGAAACCGCATTAGAGAAAAGCGGAGACCCTGATTTGCCCTTTGAAGACTTCAACGATGAGGTTCAGGTCAAGCGGTTATTCGACGAACAATCAAGTGAATATGAAAAATTAGAGCTTCATATTTTTATTTTGTCAAGGGTATTCAGGAACATCGAGGTTGATGACCAAAAAGGGGACCTGGACGATGAAATTTTCTCTTTTATTTTAAATTCGACTTGTAATTTAGGCTTTCTTTTAATTGAAGACATAATAAAAATTTCGCAGAATCAAGGCATTCAAGAAATTGAAGAAAAATTTGGCCTGCCTAAAGAACTATTTAAGTTAATAGGAGGAATGCTTCCATTAATTGTACAGGATTTTTTCTATAACGCCGTTGGACATATTAATTTAGAAATAATAATAAAGGAAAAAATAGATGAATTAGAAAAATCATCTGATCAAAACCAATTTCAACTTTTTATTCTGTATTTTACTTTGCTTGATTTGAATTTAAAATCAAATAAGAAATATTTAGACCAGATTTTTGGCTTTGTCAGTTATGGAGTTTTAAAAGCTTCAGTACTAACCAAACTGTTATATTATTTAGTTTTTAAAGCTTACAACGATAAAAATCTAGTGAATTTTTTAAAGGATAAGTTTCGAAAATATCAAATCAAGGTAAATCCTAAAATTGACTTTCAAGAGTTGGATAAAAAAATGAGTGAATTTGAAAAATTAACTCTAATAAAGCGAAATTCAGAGAAACTACCCGATTTACCTGAATGA
- a CDS encoding JAB domain-containing protein: MTYQIPTQVTEVKLVYYNKVNAKDRPQLKSSFDAYEVLAANWDEGTISLYEEFYILLLDRGNRVMGRYLVSQGGLTGTVVDPKMIFAAALKGRAASIILAHNHPSGNLKPSKADKNLTRNLIQAGKFLEIPVLDHLILAPDGGYYSFADEGEMY, from the coding sequence ATGACTTATCAAATTCCGACGCAAGTCACCGAAGTAAAACTGGTTTATTACAACAAAGTAAATGCCAAAGACAGACCACAGCTAAAAAGTTCTTTTGATGCTTACGAAGTCTTAGCCGCTAATTGGGATGAAGGCACCATAAGCCTGTACGAAGAATTTTATATTCTTCTGTTAGATCGAGGAAACCGTGTAATGGGGCGCTATCTGGTTTCTCAGGGCGGTTTGACCGGCACAGTAGTTGACCCGAAAATGATCTTTGCAGCCGCTTTAAAAGGCCGTGCTGCCTCAATTATTCTGGCACATAATCACCCCAGCGGAAATTTAAAGCCCTCCAAGGCTGACAAGAATTTAACGCGCAATCTCATTCAGGCCGGAAAATTTCTGGAAATCCCGGTATTAGATCACCTCATTTTAGCCCCTGACGGCGGTTACTACTCCTTTGCCGATGAGGGGGAAATGTACTAA
- a CDS encoding type I restriction endonuclease subunit R, whose amino-acid sequence MTQSEQILEDNLVKQLGTLGYEFVSINDEADLLANLKSQLEKHNGVKLSEKEFSQILNHLNKGNVFDRSETLRDRFQLTKEDGENIWIEFINQEHWCQNQYQVTQQVTIQGRYKNRYDVTLLINGLPLVQIELKRRGLEIKEAFNQINRYQRHSFWASSGLFQYVQIFVISNGVNTKYYANNRKQSFKQTFYWTDKDNKKITNLEAFAEAFLEKCHLSKMICKYIVLHQSDKILMVLRPYQYYAVEAIIDQVKNSTKNGYIWHTTGSGKTLTSFKASQILVNLPHIDKVVFVVDRNDLDYQTTKEFNYFAEGSVDGTDNTKVLVDQFAGTFKDKKGSPKETKLIVTTIQKLNNAISRTRYLKRMEKLRDQRIIFIFDECHRSQFGDTHNRIKSFFTNHQMFGFTGTPIFVENAVSNKLGKRTTLELFDKRLHEYVITNAIRDENVLRFSIEYVGRYKQKEDSQTNIDIPVEDIDTRELLESEDRLEKIVDYIIANHDRKTYRKDFTAIFCVSSVESLIKYYEIFKRKKEAGQHDLRVATIFSYAANEDDKDADGLIDDAFEPMMAMAAEPHVAYAAHSHTRDKLDSFIADYNAMYQTNYSTNDNQAYYNYYKDIAKRIKNREKTSFQDKDRVDILLVVNMFLTGFDAKKVNTLYVDKKLKYHGLIQAFSRTNRILNEVKSYGNIICFRNLKEATDDAIALFSNPEAKEIIFMQPYEVYIKKFNEALDKLKTIVPTVDSVNELPSEEEELEFVKAFRNLMRLKNILSGFSDFDFEDLAMEEQEFEDYKSKYLDIYDKVKNRTEKEKVSILEDVDFELELIHRDEINVSYILKLLSKLHEAEEHEKEKHRKAIIDLLGGEAQLRSKKELIEKFINENLPHIEDVDDIPDEFSEFWNIEKLKAINALCEDENLNKDHLITIIDNYLFTGRTPLRDTVVEALTVKPKLLERKTLVERVIGKILDFVEVFDGGMGEV is encoded by the coding sequence ATGACACAATCAGAACAAATTTTAGAAGACAATTTAGTAAAACAGTTGGGAACGCTGGGTTATGAATTTGTGTCCATCAATGACGAGGCGGATTTGCTGGCCAATCTGAAAAGCCAGTTGGAAAAACACAACGGGGTCAAACTGTCGGAAAAAGAGTTTTCTCAAATTCTCAATCACCTGAATAAAGGCAATGTCTTTGACCGGTCAGAAACTTTGCGCGACCGTTTCCAACTCACTAAAGAAGATGGAGAAAATATCTGGATAGAGTTTATCAATCAGGAACACTGGTGCCAGAATCAGTATCAGGTCACGCAGCAAGTCACCATCCAGGGCCGGTATAAAAACCGGTATGATGTCACGCTGCTCATCAATGGCCTTCCCCTTGTGCAGATTGAATTGAAGCGGCGTGGGCTGGAAATCAAAGAAGCATTCAACCAGATCAATCGTTACCAGCGCCATTCTTTTTGGGCATCGAGCGGTCTGTTTCAATATGTGCAGATTTTCGTCATCAGCAATGGGGTGAATACCAAATATTACGCCAATAACCGCAAACAGTCTTTCAAACAAACCTTCTACTGGACAGATAAGGACAATAAAAAGATCACCAATTTGGAGGCTTTTGCAGAAGCCTTTTTGGAAAAGTGTCACCTATCCAAGATGATCTGCAAATACATCGTATTGCACCAGTCGGATAAAATCCTAATGGTATTGCGCCCTTATCAGTATTATGCTGTGGAAGCCATCATCGACCAAGTGAAGAACAGCACCAAAAACGGTTATATCTGGCACACCACCGGATCGGGAAAAACCCTCACCTCTTTCAAGGCCAGCCAGATTCTGGTGAACCTCCCGCATATCGACAAGGTGGTTTTTGTGGTGGACAGAAACGATCTGGATTACCAGACCACCAAGGAATTCAACTACTTTGCAGAAGGCAGCGTGGATGGCACAGACAATACCAAAGTGTTGGTGGACCAGTTTGCCGGAACCTTCAAAGACAAAAAAGGCAGTCCGAAGGAAACCAAACTCATTGTCACCACTATTCAAAAACTGAACAATGCCATCAGCCGGACACGCTATTTGAAGCGTATGGAAAAGCTGCGCGATCAGCGCATCATCTTTATTTTTGATGAGTGCCACCGAAGCCAGTTTGGTGATACCCACAACCGGATAAAATCCTTTTTCACCAATCACCAGATGTTTGGGTTTACCGGCACACCTATTTTTGTAGAAAATGCCGTTTCCAACAAATTAGGCAAGCGCACCACGCTGGAGCTTTTTGATAAAAGATTGCACGAATATGTCATCACCAATGCCATACGCGATGAAAATGTACTGCGCTTTTCCATTGAATATGTTGGCCGCTACAAACAAAAGGAAGACAGCCAGACCAACATCGACATCCCGGTGGAGGATATCGACACCCGGGAATTGCTGGAATCTGAAGACCGGCTGGAAAAGATCGTGGATTACATCATCGCCAACCACGACCGGAAGACCTACCGAAAAGATTTTACCGCCATCTTTTGCGTGAGCAGCGTGGAGAGCCTGATCAAATATTACGAGATATTCAAACGCAAAAAAGAAGCCGGGCAACATGATCTCAGGGTGGCCACCATTTTTTCCTATGCTGCCAATGAAGACGACAAAGACGCAGACGGACTCATTGACGATGCCTTTGAACCAATGATGGCGATGGCTGCCGAGCCGCACGTTGCCTATGCTGCCCACAGCCATACACGCGACAAGCTGGATTCCTTCATTGCGGATTACAACGCCATGTACCAAACCAACTATTCCACCAATGACAACCAGGCTTATTACAATTATTACAAAGACATCGCCAAGCGAATCAAGAACCGCGAAAAAACGAGTTTCCAGGACAAAGACCGCGTGGATATCCTGCTGGTCGTGAATATGTTCCTGACAGGATTTGATGCCAAAAAGGTGAATACCCTCTACGTGGACAAAAAGCTCAAATATCACGGCCTGATCCAGGCATTTTCCCGCACGAACCGTATTCTGAACGAAGTAAAATCCTACGGCAACATCATCTGCTTCCGCAACCTGAAGGAAGCCACAGACGATGCCATTGCCCTGTTTTCCAATCCTGAGGCCAAGGAGATCATTTTCATGCAGCCTTACGAGGTTTACATCAAAAAGTTCAATGAAGCGCTGGATAAGCTAAAAACGATTGTCCCGACGGTGGATAGCGTCAACGAGCTGCCAAGCGAAGAAGAAGAACTCGAATTTGTAAAAGCCTTCCGAAACCTGATGCGCCTGAAAAACATCCTTTCCGGATTTTCTGATTTTGACTTCGAAGACCTGGCGATGGAAGAACAGGAGTTTGAGGACTATAAGAGCAAATACCTCGATATTTACGACAAGGTCAAAAACCGCACCGAAAAGGAAAAAGTATCCATCCTGGAGGATGTAGATTTTGAGCTGGAATTGATCCACCGCGACGAGATCAATGTGTCCTATATCCTGAAGCTCCTCAGCAAGCTCCACGAGGCCGAAGAACACGAAAAAGAAAAGCATCGCAAAGCCATCATTGACCTGCTGGGCGGCGAAGCCCAACTCCGCAGCAAGAAGGAACTCATAGAAAAGTTCATCAATGAAAACCTGCCCCACATTGAAGACGTGGACGACATCCCTGATGAATTTTCCGAGTTCTGGAACATCGAAAAGCTAAAAGCCATCAACGCCCTCTGCGAAGACGAGAATCTGAATAAAGATCATTTAATCACCATCATCGACAATTACCTCTTCACCGGCCGCACGCCCCTCCGCGATACTGTTGTCGAAGCCCTCACCGTCAAGCCCAAATTGCTGGAACGCAAAACCCTGGTGGAACGGGTTATCGGGAAAATATTGGACTTTGTGGAGGTCTTTGATGGGGGGATGGGGGAAGTGTAG
- a CDS encoding DUF4935 domain-containing protein, translated as MIYLILDTNTWIYLANGYHNLSQKYQEEFHFRLLNELIERESKISVLINEIIIEEWVRNKATTEVLINKYSQKIEDNQKHIKKISKHLNRADVKRLKRIHKHFRRRLEKLIEKNRLHIQKVEDFLTHKASRIPITPKVKNFVTDFSIKKKAPFHNSKNNMADALILFSTDEFVRLNVKDPSSEVIFISNNVSEFCNPNDHTKFHDDILQALSTRIHFETNLGKALNLSKSLIEDYEKIIEEIAETNEFECMAINCITSESFSGFGHLDSKIAATQIVSEENPYQLKINLGLPEQHTSVPTRTKILSGECHFCGTTHFLCPVCDELICLEQNEDEIECECLTKIYIKYFPDNYSIKAIEFI; from the coding sequence ATGATCTATTTAATTTTAGATACTAATACCTGGATTTATCTCGCAAACGGATACCATAATTTATCTCAGAAATATCAAGAGGAATTTCATTTTCGTCTCTTAAATGAATTGATTGAAAGGGAATCTAAAATTTCAGTTCTAATTAATGAAATTATAATAGAGGAATGGGTAAGGAATAAAGCAACAACTGAAGTGCTAATAAATAAATATTCTCAAAAGATAGAGGATAATCAAAAACATATAAAAAAAATTTCAAAACATCTAAACCGAGCCGATGTTAAGCGATTAAAGAGGATACATAAGCATTTTAGGCGAAGATTAGAAAAGTTGATAGAAAAAAACCGCCTGCATATACAAAAAGTTGAAGACTTTTTAACACATAAAGCCTCCAGGATTCCAATTACCCCTAAGGTGAAAAATTTTGTGACAGATTTTAGCATCAAAAAGAAAGCCCCATTTCATAATTCAAAAAATAATATGGCGGATGCCTTGATACTTTTTAGTACAGACGAATTTGTTAGGCTCAATGTGAAAGATCCATCTTCTGAGGTCATTTTTATCTCTAATAATGTTAGTGAGTTTTGCAATCCAAATGACCATACAAAATTTCACGATGACATTTTACAAGCATTAAGTACAAGGATTCATTTTGAAACTAACCTAGGTAAAGCTTTAAATTTGAGTAAATCTTTAATAGAAGATTACGAAAAAATAATTGAGGAAATTGCTGAGACAAATGAATTTGAATGTATGGCAATAAATTGTATAACTTCAGAGTCTTTCAGCGGTTTCGGACACCTTGATAGCAAAATAGCGGCTACCCAAATCGTTAGTGAAGAAAACCCTTATCAATTGAAAATCAATCTTGGTTTACCTGAGCAACATACTTCTGTTCCAACCCGAACAAAAATTCTTTCTGGAGAATGTCATTTTTGTGGAACAACTCATTTTTTATGCCCAGTATGTGATGAATTAATTTGTTTGGAGCAAAACGAAGATGAAATTGAATGTGAGTGCCTTACAAAAATATACATTAAATATTTTCCTGATAATTATTCAATAAAAGCAATTGAGTTCATTTAA
- a CDS encoding DUF3800 domain-containing protein, producing MHDVYFDESGDLGWILDAPYRDGGSSRYFTIAYVLIPSEKSILLDRFIRRFYKSYSIEAKREFKGMNFNDEFAVIAAKRIVKFLKTNEDVKIGAITVKKEEVPKIIDARNSNILYNYMVAVALTPVLKTLKSVRIIPDKRSVPTGSQNSCPDLLKTKLWLENNANVKITYSPEDSHHNKRLMFIDWVANFVWRNFEDGRGEAYFRMKNSCIEFSWV from the coding sequence ATGCACGATGTTTATTTTGATGAGAGCGGGGATTTAGGCTGGATTCTGGATGCTCCATATAGAGACGGAGGTTCCAGCAGGTATTTCACCATTGCGTATGTTCTCATCCCTTCAGAAAAGAGTATTCTACTCGACAGATTCATTCGCAGGTTTTACAAAAGCTATTCCATTGAAGCCAAAAGAGAATTCAAGGGAATGAATTTCAATGATGAATTCGCGGTGATTGCGGCCAAGCGCATCGTGAAATTCCTGAAAACCAATGAGGATGTCAAAATTGGTGCCATAACGGTGAAAAAGGAGGAAGTGCCGAAAATCATTGATGCCAGGAATAGCAATATCCTCTATAACTACATGGTGGCCGTGGCGCTGACACCCGTCCTGAAAACGTTAAAAAGTGTCCGAATAATTCCCGATAAAAGAAGTGTGCCAACCGGCAGCCAGAATAGCTGTCCTGATCTTTTAAAAACAAAGCTCTGGCTGGAAAATAACGCCAATGTAAAAATCACCTACTCCCCGGAGGATAGCCACCACAATAAACGGCTTATGTTTATTGATTGGGTGGCTAATTTCGTGTGGCGGAATTTTGAGGATGGGCGTGGGGAGGCGTATTTTAGAATGAAAAATTCTTGTATTGAATTCAGTTGGGTATAA
- a CDS encoding DUF1738 domain-containing protein produces the protein MTKTTKIDLYETVTNKMIALLEKGVAPWRSPWSKYGLARNYATGHVYSGINAFLMNLTEHPIPYFMSFKQIKAKSGKIKKGAKSEMVFFYKTYYKDEQGQTISPDQYSALCEMGGEPQRISFLKYYPVFNIQDVEGIEIEIPEVELKEHERIERCEAVKNNMPNPPEFVFQDANRAYYAPMSDKLNMPDIAQFDTPEEYYSTLFHELTHSTGHASRLARKGITELTTSDRKQYSKEELIAEMGASFLAAHTGINTDDLTENSAAYLEGWLKILKSDKKLIFKAAAKAQKAVDYILNVKRVYKD, from the coding sequence ATGACTAAAACAACTAAAATAGATTTATACGAAACAGTAACTAACAAAATGATTGCATTACTTGAAAAGGGCGTTGCCCCCTGGCGCAGTCCGTGGAGTAAATACGGCCTTGCCCGCAATTATGCCACCGGTCACGTTTACAGCGGAATAAATGCTTTTTTGATGAACCTCACCGAACACCCGATTCCCTATTTTATGAGCTTTAAACAGATTAAAGCCAAAAGCGGGAAGATTAAAAAAGGAGCTAAATCGGAAATGGTATTCTTTTATAAAACCTACTATAAAGATGAACAAGGGCAAACGATCAGCCCCGACCAGTACAGCGCACTTTGTGAAATGGGCGGAGAACCGCAACGCATTTCTTTTTTGAAGTATTACCCCGTTTTCAATATTCAGGATGTGGAAGGCATCGAAATTGAAATTCCTGAAGTGGAGCTAAAAGAACATGAAAGAATTGAAAGGTGCGAGGCAGTTAAAAACAATATGCCCAACCCGCCGGAGTTTGTTTTTCAGGATGCAAACCGCGCCTATTATGCGCCAATGTCCGATAAATTAAATATGCCTGATATTGCACAATTTGATACACCCGAAGAATATTATTCAACCCTTTTTCATGAGTTGACCCACTCCACCGGCCACGCTTCCAGACTGGCAAGAAAGGGCATAACGGAATTGACCACCAGCGACAGAAAGCAATATTCCAAGGAGGAATTAATTGCTGAAATGGGGGCTTCATTCCTTGCCGCTCATACGGGCATCAATACGGATGATTTAACCGAAAACAGCGCCGCATATCTTGAAGGCTGGTTAAAGATTTTGAAATCTGATAAAAAGCTGATTTTTAAAGCAGCAGCCAAAGCACAAAAGGCCGTTGATTATATTTTGAATGTAAAACGGGTTTACAAGGATTAA
- a CDS encoding helix-turn-helix domain-containing protein, with protein sequence MQNNNIILHSITPAELKELLRELVREEFENINQEMQRVIGEDDLVSTGTACRILGVCSKVLRYLVQEGHFTVFYHMKEKRYIRAELLDFRNQHRVSRLKKLKG encoded by the coding sequence ATGCAAAACAACAATATTATACTGCATTCGATCACTCCGGCGGAGCTAAAAGAGCTTTTGCGGGAGTTGGTGAGAGAAGAATTTGAAAACATCAATCAGGAAATGCAAAGGGTCATCGGCGAAGATGATCTGGTGAGTACCGGGACGGCTTGCAGGATTCTTGGGGTTTGTTCCAAGGTGCTACGTTATTTGGTTCAGGAGGGGCATTTTACCGTTTTCTATCACATGAAGGAAAAGCGGTACATCAGAGCTGAACTACTTGATTTCAGAAATCAGCATCGGGTTAGCAGGCTGAAAAAACTAAAAGGATAA